The genome window ATCAAATAATTCAGACTTCATCTCCTTATAGGCAATTTTTACTTAGATTTCTGGAAAATATATCCAACTATAAACAACTCGATTTAGAGGAGATTTACGTAAATACCTTCGATAATAATGATTATACTACGCTATATATGACTTACTATATAACAGGAGAGGAGAGGGAAAGAATAGGATTACCTAAAAGAGGTTTATTACTAGCCTGGTTAAAAGAGAGAGTAAAGATAGCCAACAATGAATTGCCAGATTATTTACCAATATTATTGGAGTATCTAGATAATCATGACGATGAGGAAGTTAAAAAATTAATACAAGAGCCGATGAAAATTCTCTTAAACAGACTGAAAGAAAGAAATTCTATTTTTTATCCTCTTGTGTTTACAGCATATTTAGAACTTTATGGGGGGATAAATTATGAGTAATCTTTTCTGGATATTCTACCCTTATACAACGATAACCATATTCTTCTCTGGATATATATACACATATTTTACGAGAAGATATTATTGGTCGGCAAGATCTTTCCAATTACTTTCGAAAAGTACACACTCCCTAGCCTCTAATTTATTCCACTACGGGATTATTGTAGTCCTTCTAGGACATCTATTCGGAATAGTCTTACCAGCCTCGGTACTGATCGCAGTAGGAATATCATATAGCCTTCATATAACTCTTGCGTTCTATCTAGGCGCAGTATTCGGAATAATAACTATAATAGGACTTATATGGCTATTAGCTATTTCATACACTACTAGGGCAGTAAATTCCTTATCTATTACTGATCATCTAGTGTACATATTGTTAGCCTTAGTATTAATCACTGGACTCATTAATACGCTTGTAGTACATCCGGATTATGAAAATACAGTAGCTCCATGGTTTCAAGGACTAATAACGTTTCATCCTAATCCGAATCTAATGGAAAATACACCATTAATTCTGCAAATTCATATCGCCCTATCTTTCTTGCTGTATGCCTTGTGGCCATTCTCCAGATTAGTTCATGTGTTCACATTTCCAATAACGTATTTATGGAGACCTTATATCGTTTACAGAAGACATGAATTTTATAAGGTATTTAAAAGAAATTGATTTTTATTTTAGATTAACGCTTTATGGATTTTATCATAGTTTGAACGCTCTTCACAATCTAAGATTCTTTATATATTCAAGAGTAAGAGTTTCTTGAAAATAATTTATAGGAACGTTCTATATTGAATTTATACTGAAAAGAAGATTTTTGATCTTTGTTTGGGACAAGAAGAGGCCAGATCTCCCTATTAATCCGATAATTAAGTTATCACACTTTCTTTGCAATATTTTTGTTTTTATAAACTCAAAAGAATAAAAAATTATTATAGTCATATCTTCACTTCGCTTAGCAATGATATTAAGTACAAGGTTCTCGTCCAGCCTAAAACAAAAGAAATACAATAGAACATCAAAGTAATGTTCCCATCCTTTACACTAAACTTAATTATCAGTGGTTTTACGTTTATTACTTCCTATAGTTGATATTCCATTTCTCTATCTCTCATAGATATACTCCACCTCTAAGATGTTTATCTTTCCTTCTTCGTTTCGATAAATTACTACTCTCGCTTCATGATATTCTACTTTACTCCAGTTGTCACTAAAACGTATTATAATACAAGCCTCGTTATCTAGAATAATAGGAGAAATATTAATAATTTCTGATTAATTTTAACTATTGGATATAGTTGAATCAATAACAAGGTTAATGAATTGATTTTGTGGATTCATGTTCTAAAGCTAGTGAAGAAGTATCAAATCTTTTCTAAATTCCTCTCCGTTCTTTGAGGGATACTAAGGTTAATAGGGTGAAAGAATAGCGGAGTATAGCTTGACCTTGTTAAAGGTGATCTATCTAAACGTATTTTCAAGGGAGATAACTCCCTTAAATGAGGCATACTTTAGGGAAGTACAGTGTATTCTAGATCATCTGATATAATTTTACTATTAAATATCAAATAAGATGACTGCATGAGAACACTCCCATCTACTTGATAACTTGAATATTAAAAAACATTATTATATTTCCTTAAACCTGAATTATGGTGGTTTCACATCTATTGCAGCTACTGGGCAAACGTTAACACACGCCATACAGAATATGCAAGCTTGTTCATTGAACGGATCGGCCTTCTTTTCAGACACTGGATTTCCCGGAGTATCAAACCATCTGAAAACGTTTACTGGGCAAGCGGTTATACATGAACCATCTGCTATACATATATCGAAATCCACACCGACAATAGTACCATGAATACCTAGGACTTTAGGCTCATCAACCGGTCCATATATCTTATGGCCCTCATGCTCTCCTACGACTTGCCTGTTCTGTCTATAGTTAGGATCTATGCCCACACTGTTTCACCAAGCTACATTGTATTGTAAACTGCTAAAATAGAACTCGCCTAATGTTTTAGGTAGTTTTAAGGACTTGGTTATTTTTTGACTAAAATGTAAGGGCTATGTCTTATTTTAATACTAAACAAGTATAACCATGGCGAGAAAAATGATAGCCCTTCAGCATATAAGGGAAAAGGAAAAAGAGGCAAAGAAAAAATTAGGAATAGCTAAGACGATTGAGTTACCCATAGGCGGTTCCATGTTTTATTTTGATATT of Sulfolobus sp. E5-1-F contains these proteins:
- the narJ gene encoding nitrate reductase molybdenum cofactor assembly chaperone, translating into MKTLQLVKKLLEYPSIWMKEKEEIINQIIQTSSPYRQFLLRFLENISNYKQLDLEEIYVNTFDNNDYTTLYMTYYITGEERERIGLPKRGLLLAWLKERVKIANNELPDYLPILLEYLDNHDDEEVKKLIQEPMKILLNRLKERNSIFYPLVFTAYLELYGGINYE
- the narI gene encoding respiratory nitrate reductase subunit gamma, with product MSNLFWIFYPYTTITIFFSGYIYTYFTRRYYWSARSFQLLSKSTHSLASNLFHYGIIVVLLGHLFGIVLPASVLIAVGISYSLHITLAFYLGAVFGIITIIGLIWLLAISYTTRAVNSLSITDHLVYILLALVLITGLINTLVVHPDYENTVAPWFQGLITFHPNPNLMENTPLILQIHIALSFLLYALWPFSRLVHVFTFPITYLWRPYIVYRRHEFYKVFKRN
- a CDS encoding 4Fe-4S dicluster domain-containing protein, coding for MGIDPNYRQNRQVVGEHEGHKIYGPVDEPKVLGIHGTIVGVDFDICIADGSCITACPVNVFRWFDTPGNPVSEKKADPFNEQACIFCMACVNVCPVAAIDVKPP